A stretch of the Fusobacterium varium genome encodes the following:
- a CDS encoding putative methyltransferase, producing the protein MYKYFSKIYDKFMEYSDYGAWEKVVESLIAEGKPNGKDLLDIGCGTGELLLRMAKNYRCHGLDLSEGMLKVADRKLKHREVRLFLGDMVDFNTGFQYDIMVALFDTVNHILSTEELTSHFISIKNSLKNEGIYIFDVVDRDFMNMMFPNDLFVDNRKDLTCIWEHEIEDGIDYIDATYFVKNSKGTFDKITESYSKMIFTEKEIENSIKESGLKLVRIIENDKIAGKRNVYLIKR; encoded by the coding sequence ATGTATAAATATTTTTCAAAAATTTATGATAAATTTATGGAGTATTCAGATTATGGAGCATGGGAAAAGGTAGTAGAGAGTCTTATAGCTGAAGGAAAACCCAATGGAAAAGATTTGCTGGATATTGGGTGTGGAACTGGAGAACTCCTTTTAAGAATGGCAAAAAATTATAGATGCCATGGATTAGACTTATCTGAAGGAATGCTTAAAGTAGCAGATAGAAAATTAAAGCATAGAGAAGTCAGATTGTTCCTTGGAGATATGGTAGATTTTAATACAGGATTTCAATATGATATAATGGTAGCCCTTTTTGATACAGTAAACCATATTTTATCTACTGAAGAACTTACAAGTCATTTTATAAGTATAAAAAATTCTTTAAAAAATGAAGGGATATATATTTTTGATGTAGTAGACAGAGATTTCATGAATATGATGTTTCCGAATGATCTTTTTGTTGACAACAGAAAAGATTTGACTTGTATATGGGAGCATGAAATAGAAGATGGGATAGACTATATTGATGCTACGTATTTTGTAAAAAATTCTAAGGGAACTTTTGATAAGATAACTGAAAGCTATAGCAAAATGATATTTACAGAAAAAGAAATTGAAAATTCAATAAAAGAATCTGGACTTAAACTGGTTAGGATTATAGAAAATGATAAGATTGCAGGCAAACGAAATGTTTATTTGATAAAAAGATAA
- a CDS encoding putative nitroreductase translates to MSVISCINERRSIRSYKDEPIDEKTINELLELGTKAATGSAMEPWGFVVIQDKEEINRLSDEIKKHLIENFDAFPYLKQYKNWVENPKYNAFYDAGTLVIIYGNTDSHWSVYDCSLVAGNIMLGAYEMGIGSCWIGFGEYILNTKEFKEKYGVPENFQAVCPLTLGYMKIKPKPSVRKAPVIFNKK, encoded by the coding sequence ATGAGTGTAATTTCTTGTATTAATGAAAGAAGAAGTATTCGTTCATATAAAGATGAACCAATAGATGAAAAAACAATAAATGAACTTTTAGAATTAGGAACAAAAGCAGCTACAGGTTCTGCCATGGAACCTTGGGGTTTTGTTGTTATACAGGATAAAGAAGAAATAAATAGGCTTTCAGATGAGATAAAGAAACATTTAATTGAAAATTTTGATGCATTTCCATATCTTAAACAGTATAAAAATTGGGTTGAAAATCCTAAATATAATGCTTTTTATGATGCTGGAACTTTAGTGATAATATATGGAAATACTGATTCTCACTGGAGTGTTTATGATTGCTCACTTGTGGCAGGAAATATAATGCTGGGAGCTTATGAAATGGGGATAGGAAGCTGTTGGATAGGATTCGGTGAATACATTCTCAATACAAAAGAATTTAAAGAAAAATATGGAGTACCAGAAAATTTTCAAGCAGTTTGTCCTCTTACATTAGGATATATGAAAATAAAACCAAAACCTTCTGTAAGAAAAGCTCCAGTGATATTTAATAAAAAATAA
- the atpH gene encoding ATP synthase subunit delta, sodium ion specific encodes MIDNQVGRRYAEAIYEIAESTDKVKPIYEKLNDLMELYKNDSEFKTFITHPLIEEDEKKKVLSSIFKDSDEGILNIMFYILDKKRIENIRNIVAEYLKIYYEKNQILDVEATFAVEPSELQKKKLIEKLMKKTGKKINLDVKIDKSIIGGGIIKIGDQVTDGSIRKELNFLRKK; translated from the coding sequence ATGATAGATAATCAAGTAGGAAGAAGATATGCTGAAGCTATCTATGAAATCGCTGAATCTACTGACAAAGTAAAACCTATTTATGAAAAGTTAAATGACCTTATGGAATTGTATAAAAATGATAGTGAATTTAAAACTTTTATCACACATCCGCTTATTGAAGAAGATGAAAAGAAAAAAGTGTTAAGTTCTATTTTTAAAGATTCTGATGAAGGAATTTTAAATATAATGTTTTATATTCTTGATAAAAAAAGAATAGAAAATATAAGGAATATTGTGGCAGAATATCTGAAAATATACTATGAAAAAAATCAGATACTTGATGTTGAGGCAACCTTTGCTGTTGAACCAAGTGAGCTACAAAAGAAAAAATTAATAGAAAAATTAATGAAAAAAACTGGGAAAAAAATCAATCTCGATGTAAAGATAGATAAATCCATTATAGGTGGGGGTATCATTAAAATAGGAGATCAGGTAACTGATGGTTCTATACGTAAAGAATTGAATTTCCTAAGAAAAAAATAG
- the purB gene encoding adenylosuccinate lyase, with translation MNMNIYSNPLAERYSSKEMLENFSPDKKFSTWRKLWIALAESEKELGLNITDEQIAEMKANIYNIDYELAAKKESEFRHDVMAHVHTFGTQAPKAMPIIHLGATSAFVGDNTDLIQIKDGLDIVKTKLVNVISEMSKFAMEYKDLPTLGFTHFQAAQLTTVGKRATLWLQSLLLDLEELEFREKTLRFRGVKGTTGTQASFKELFNDDFSKVKALDEKITEKMGFDKRFLVTGQTYDRKVDSEIMNLLANIAQSAHKFTNDLRLLQHLKEVEEPFEKSQIGSSAMAYKRNPMRSERISSLAKFVIALQQSTAMTAATQWFERTLDDSANKRLSLPQAFLAIDAILIIWKNVLDGLVVYPKMIEKRIMSELPFMSTEYIIMECVKNGGDRQELHERIRVHSMEAGKMVKIEGKENDLIERILNDKYFNLDKDRLLEILSPKNFIGFAPEQTEEFVSIEVKPILERYSDKLGMEAALRV, from the coding sequence ATGAATATGAACATTTATTCAAACCCTTTAGCAGAGAGATATAGTTCAAAGGAGATGCTTGAGAATTTTTCACCAGATAAAAAATTCTCTACATGGAGAAAGCTGTGGATAGCCTTGGCTGAATCTGAAAAAGAATTAGGATTAAATATAACTGATGAGCAAATAGCTGAAATGAAAGCTAATATTTATAATATTGATTATGAACTTGCAGCAAAAAAAGAATCTGAATTTAGACATGATGTAATGGCACATGTTCATACATTTGGAACACAAGCTCCAAAGGCGATGCCGATAATTCATCTGGGTGCCACAAGTGCATTTGTAGGAGATAATACAGATCTTATTCAAATAAAAGATGGGTTGGATATAGTTAAAACTAAACTTGTAAATGTAATATCTGAAATGTCAAAGTTTGCAATGGAATATAAAGATCTTCCAACACTAGGGTTTACTCATTTCCAAGCAGCTCAGCTGACAACTGTAGGAAAAAGAGCTACTCTATGGCTTCAAAGCCTTCTTCTTGATTTGGAAGAACTTGAATTCAGGGAAAAAACTTTAAGATTTAGGGGTGTTAAAGGAACAACTGGAACACAGGCAAGTTTTAAGGAATTATTTAATGATGATTTTTCTAAAGTAAAAGCTTTAGATGAAAAAATAACAGAGAAAATGGGATTTGATAAAAGATTCCTTGTTACAGGACAGACTTATGACAGAAAAGTTGATTCAGAAATTATGAATCTTCTTGCAAATATAGCTCAATCAGCTCACAAATTTACAAATGATTTAAGACTTTTACAACATTTGAAAGAAGTTGAGGAACCATTTGAAAAAAGTCAAATTGGTTCATCAGCTATGGCTTATAAAAGAAATCCTATGAGAAGTGAAAGAATATCTTCTCTTGCAAAATTTGTAATAGCTCTTCAGCAAAGTACAGCTATGACAGCAGCAACTCAATGGTTCGAGAGAACTCTTGATGATTCAGCTAATAAAAGATTGTCACTGCCTCAAGCTTTTCTTGCAATAGATGCTATATTAATAATTTGGAAAAATGTTCTGGATGGATTAGTAGTTTATCCCAAAATGATAGAAAAACGTATAATGTCTGAACTTCCATTTATGTCTACAGAGTATATTATAATGGAATGTGTAAAAAATGGTGGAGACAGACAGGAACTTCATGAAAGAATAAGAGTCCATTCTATGGAAGCAGGAAAAATGGTGAAAATAGAAGGTAAAGAAAATGATCTTATAGAAAGAATATTGAATGATAAATACTTCAACTTAGATAAAGATAGATTGCTGGAAATTTTATCACCTAAGAATTTTATAGGTTTTGCACCTGAACAAACAGAGGAATTTGTAAGTATAGAGGTAAAACCAATCTTGGAAAGATATAGTGATAAACTTGGAATGGAAGCAGCATTAAGGGTATAG
- the rplS gene encoding 50S ribosomal protein L19 codes for MKEKLIQLVEQNYLRTDIPSFKAGDTIAVYYKVKEGNKERVQLFEGVVIRVNGGGIAKTFTIRKVTAGIGIERIIPMNSPMIDKIEVLKVGRVRRSKLYYLRGLSGKKARIKEIRK; via the coding sequence ATGAAAGAAAAATTGATTCAATTAGTAGAACAAAACTACTTAAGAACTGACATCCCTTCATTTAAAGCAGGAGATACTATTGCAGTATACTACAAAGTAAAAGAAGGAAACAAAGAAAGAGTTCAGTTATTTGAAGGTGTAGTTATCAGAGTAAATGGTGGAGGAATTGCAAAAACTTTCACAATTAGAAAAGTAACTGCTGGAATAGGAATAGAAAGAATAATTCCTATGAACTCTCCAATGATTGACAAGATTGAAGTATTGAAAGTTGGTAGAGTTAGAAGATCTAAACTTTATTACCTTAGAGGACTTTCTGGTAAAAAAGCTAGAATCAAAGAAATCAGAAAATAA
- a CDS encoding putative acetyltransferase: MVEELRDRENLLEIAEMEREIFCSTAFSMKQLAEMKEIDRYKFFIIKIEEKVAGYVILYDSVDVWEIMKIAVSKEYRRKGIGEKLIKYIFSLIQMPIMLEVRENNKGAIEFYRKNGFEQIATRKNYYTDTGEAAYIMVKN, from the coding sequence TTGGTAGAAGAATTAAGAGATAGAGAAAATCTTTTAGAAATAGCAGAAATGGAAAGAGAGATATTCTGCAGTACAGCTTTTTCAATGAAGCAGCTAGCAGAAATGAAAGAAATAGATAGATATAAATTTTTTATCATAAAAATTGAAGAAAAAGTAGCAGGATATGTAATACTTTATGACAGTGTTGATGTATGGGAAATAATGAAAATAGCTGTAAGCAAAGAATATAGAAGAAAAGGAATAGGAGAAAAACTGATAAAATATATTTTTTCTCTTATTCAAATGCCAATAATGCTTGAAGTTAGGGAAAACAATAAAGGAGCTATAGAATTTTACAGGAAAAATGGATTTGAACAAATAGCTACTAGAAAAAACTATTATACTGATACAGGGGAAGCAGCTTATATAATGGTCAAAAATTGA
- the atpA gene encoding ATP synthase subunit alpha, sodium ion specific produces MKIRPEEVSSIIKNEIENYKKSLDIKTSGSVLEVGDGIARVYGLSSAMSGELLEFPHGVMGMALNLEEDNVGAVILGDFSLIKEGDEVRATGRVVSVPAGESLLGRVVNALGEPIDGKGEIKAEKYMEIERKASGIISRKPVFEPLQTGIKSIDGMVPIGRGQRELIIGDRQTGKTAIAIDAILNQKGTGVKCIYVAIGQKRSTVAQIYKKLEDAGAMEYTTIVAATASEAAPLQYMAPYSGVSMGEYFLDKGEHVLIVYDDLSKHAVAYREMSLLLKRPPGREAYPGDVFYLHSRLLERAAKLSDKLGGGSITALPIIETQAGDVSAYIPTNVISITDGQIFLDSQLFNSGFRPAINAGISVSRVGGSAQIKAMKQVASKVKLELAQYTELLTFAQFGSDLDKSTKAQLERGNRIMEVLKQPQYKPFPVEEQVVAFFAVINGYLDSVDVDKVRRFEEELLRELRNTTDILAEIKEKKALSKEMETKLGEAINAFKKNFN; encoded by the coding sequence TTGAAAATTAGGCCAGAAGAAGTAAGCAGCATAATCAAAAATGAAATTGAGAACTATAAAAAAAGTCTTGATATAAAAACTTCAGGTTCTGTTCTGGAAGTAGGAGATGGTATAGCCAGAGTTTATGGATTGAGCAGTGCAATGTCAGGGGAGTTGTTAGAATTTCCTCATGGAGTTATGGGAATGGCATTGAACCTTGAAGAGGATAATGTAGGAGCAGTTATACTTGGAGACTTCTCTCTGATAAAAGAGGGAGATGAAGTAAGAGCAACAGGAAGAGTTGTATCTGTTCCAGCTGGAGAATCTCTATTAGGGAGAGTAGTAAACGCTCTTGGAGAACCAATTGATGGAAAAGGTGAAATTAAAGCTGAGAAGTACATGGAGATAGAGAGAAAAGCATCAGGTATTATCTCTAGAAAACCAGTATTTGAACCATTACAAACAGGAATTAAATCTATTGATGGTATGGTACCTATTGGTAGAGGACAAAGAGAGCTTATAATTGGAGACAGACAAACAGGAAAAACAGCTATTGCTATTGATGCTATTCTTAATCAAAAAGGAACAGGAGTAAAATGTATCTATGTTGCAATTGGACAAAAGAGATCTACTGTTGCTCAAATATATAAAAAGCTGGAAGATGCAGGAGCTATGGAATATACAACTATAGTCGCTGCTACAGCATCTGAAGCAGCTCCATTACAATATATGGCTCCATACTCAGGAGTCTCTATGGGAGAATATTTCCTAGATAAAGGAGAACATGTACTTATAGTATATGATGACTTATCAAAACATGCAGTAGCATATAGAGAAATGTCTTTATTACTTAAAAGACCACCTGGAAGAGAAGCATATCCTGGAGATGTATTCTATCTGCATTCAAGATTACTTGAAAGAGCAGCTAAATTATCTGATAAATTAGGTGGAGGATCTATAACAGCTCTTCCTATAATAGAAACACAGGCAGGGGATGTATCAGCATATATTCCTACAAATGTAATTTCTATTACTGATGGACAGATATTCCTAGATTCTCAGTTATTTAACTCTGGATTCAGACCTGCTATAAATGCTGGTATATCTGTATCAAGGGTAGGAGGTTCTGCACAAATAAAAGCTATGAAACAGGTTGCTTCTAAAGTAAAACTTGAATTAGCTCAATATACAGAATTATTGACATTTGCACAATTTGGATCAGATCTTGATAAATCTACAAAAGCTCAATTGGAAAGAGGAAATAGAATTATGGAAGTTTTAAAACAGCCACAATATAAACCTTTCCCAGTTGAAGAACAAGTAGTTGCATTTTTTGCTGTAATTAATGGATACCTTGATTCAGTAGATGTAGATAAAGTAAGAAGATTTGAAGAAGAACTTTTAAGAGAACTTAGAAATACTACAGATATTTTAGCTGAGATAAAAGAGAAAAAAGCTTTAAGTAAAGAGATGGAAACAAAATTGGGAGAAGCTATCAACGCTTTCAAAAAGAACTTTAACTAG
- the atpF gene encoding ATP synthase B subunit, giving the protein MATTIMPAVSIDVNMFWQIINFFILVFVFNKYFKKPLGKMLETRKAKITSDLSDANANKEAAMKLQKEAEEILKKAKFQANEILKTAEHKADERRENILNEAKDQRDKIIKNAELEAVKMKSDVRKELQDEIKDLAVRLAEKLIEEKINPKLESTLIDEFIEEVGEER; this is encoded by the coding sequence TTGGCGACAACAATTATGCCAGCAGTATCGATAGATGTCAATATGTTCTGGCAGATAATCAACTTTTTTATACTTGTCTTTGTATTTAATAAATACTTTAAGAAACCTTTAGGAAAAATGCTTGAGACAAGAAAAGCAAAAATAACAAGCGATTTAAGCGATGCTAATGCAAATAAAGAAGCAGCAATGAAACTTCAAAAAGAAGCTGAAGAAATACTGAAGAAAGCTAAATTTCAAGCAAATGAAATTTTAAAGACAGCTGAACACAAAGCAGATGAAAGAAGGGAAAACATTTTAAATGAAGCTAAAGATCAAAGAGATAAGATCATAAAAAATGCTGAACTTGAAGCTGTTAAAATGAAATCAGATGTAAGAAAAGAACTTCAGGATGAGATAAAAGATTTAGCTGTGAGATTGGCTGAAAAGCTAATTGAAGAAAAAATAAATCCTAAACTTGAGTCTACCTTAATAGATGAGTTTATAGAAGAGGTAGGGGAAGAAAGATGA
- a CDS encoding ATP synthase I chain: MNDIKKIFKRAAVTAVIILIYGILVKSEYVYLGMFSGSVMSIFVFYLLCLDIKSIAASENISRKRGFTGYLKRYAIYGVYLGIMAHFFGLPMLLGSAIGLLNVKANILLIILSENILKLRDKYLR; encoded by the coding sequence ATGAATGATATAAAAAAAATTTTTAAAAGAGCGGCAGTTACAGCAGTTATCATTCTTATATATGGAATATTAGTGAAAAGTGAATATGTCTATCTGGGAATGTTTTCAGGTAGTGTGATGTCTATTTTTGTATTCTATTTACTTTGTCTTGATATAAAATCCATAGCTGCATCTGAAAATATTTCAAGAAAAAGAGGCTTTACAGGTTATTTAAAAAGATATGCTATTTATGGAGTATATCTTGGAATAATGGCTCATTTTTTTGGACTGCCAATGTTATTAGGTTCAGCAATAGGATTATTGAATGTAAAAGCAAATATACTTTTAATAATTCTTTCTGAAAATATATTGAAGCTTAGAGATAAATATCTAAGATGA
- the atpB gene encoding ATP synthase A subunit, which produces MRLGAIEFVTPPLVEGPRIVFFLPLPEFLHKMPFAMEMANGGYGLPVTITVVTTWFIILTLFILFKLGTKRLEMIPGKAQIMLESIYDFLDAIVEQMLGSWKKKYFSYISTLFLFIFTSNIVTFFPIPWYSVENGVFQLAPAFRSPTADLNTTVGLALLTTFAFLKANISTNGFGGYLKGFIEPIPVMLPLNIVGEFAKPVNISVRLFGNMFAGGVIMGLLYMAAPAIVPAPLHLYFDLFMGLVQSFVFIMLSMVYIQGSLGDAEYTD; this is translated from the coding sequence ATGAGATTAGGAGCAATAGAGTTCGTAACACCCCCTTTGGTGGAAGGACCAAGAATTGTATTTTTTCTCCCTCTTCCTGAATTTCTTCATAAAATGCCGTTTGCAATGGAAATGGCTAATGGAGGATATGGGCTGCCAGTTACAATAACAGTTGTGACCACTTGGTTTATTATTTTGACGCTGTTTATTTTATTTAAACTGGGAACAAAAAGACTGGAAATGATACCAGGAAAGGCTCAAATAATGCTTGAAAGCATATATGACTTTTTAGACGCTATAGTTGAGCAAATGCTGGGATCATGGAAGAAAAAGTATTTTTCCTACATATCGACACTTTTTTTATTTATATTCACATCTAACATAGTAACATTTTTTCCTATACCATGGTATTCTGTGGAAAATGGAGTGTTTCAGTTAGCACCGGCTTTTAGATCACCAACAGCCGATTTGAATACTACAGTAGGATTGGCACTACTTACAACATTTGCTTTCCTAAAAGCAAATATATCAACAAATGGTTTTGGAGGATATTTGAAAGGGTTTATTGAACCAATACCAGTTATGCTTCCTTTGAACATAGTTGGAGAGTTTGCTAAACCAGTAAACATATCTGTCAGACTTTTCGGAAACATGTTCGCAGGCGGAGTTATCATGGGGCTTCTATATATGGCAGCACCAGCAATAGTTCCAGCCCCTTTGCATTTGTATTTTGATCTGTTTATGGGATTAGTACAAAGTTTTGTATTCATCATGTTGAGTATGGTATATATCCAAGGCTCTTTAGGGGATGCGGAATATACAGACTAG
- the lepB gene encoding signal peptidase I: MEKSKIILNGIFYVILTAIFVYIFVKEKALTDTIKIYRDRFADKVIMVLNIKGKVLSKGIRSTINLIETIGTALILVLIIQKFYLGNFLVPTGSMIPTIMPKDRLFGNMLIYKFRKPQREEIIVFKEPIQNKVLYTKRVMGLPGEVVNIKNNHLYVNDEEITTREYTNIGEIGNEKWIVPKKGDTIEIIPGKDYGKLFRENMINVGEVQKYLVDNPGAVGEILPDLEFRVNGEKTGMLLDLIHESKYVNRILKGENVALISEKDYYLALGDNTNGSYDSRMWGFVSEDRIKGEAFIRFWPLNRIKLLK; encoded by the coding sequence ATGGAAAAAAGCAAAATAATACTGAATGGTATATTTTATGTAATCCTTACAGCAATATTTGTATACATATTTGTTAAGGAAAAAGCTTTAACAGATACTATAAAAATATATAGAGATAGGTTTGCTGATAAGGTAATCATGGTACTTAACATAAAAGGAAAAGTTTTAAGCAAAGGAATAAGATCAACTATAAATCTAATAGAAACAATAGGTACAGCTCTTATTTTAGTGCTTATAATACAAAAATTTTATCTTGGAAATTTTCTTGTACCAACAGGTTCAATGATACCAACTATAATGCCAAAAGATAGACTTTTTGGCAACATGCTTATTTATAAATTCAGAAAACCTCAAAGAGAGGAAATTATAGTTTTTAAAGAACCTATTCAAAATAAGGTTCTTTATACAAAGAGAGTAATGGGACTTCCAGGGGAAGTTGTAAATATAAAAAATAATCACCTTTATGTGAATGACGAAGAAATAACTACAAGAGAATATACTAATATTGGTGAAATAGGAAATGAAAAATGGATAGTACCTAAAAAAGGAGATACTATAGAAATAATTCCTGGAAAAGATTATGGAAAATTATTCAGAGAAAATATGATTAATGTTGGAGAAGTGCAAAAATATCTTGTAGATAACCCAGGAGCAGTAGGTGAAATACTTCCAGATCTTGAATTTAGAGTAAATGGGGAAAAAACAGGAATGCTTTTAGATCTTATACATGAATCTAAATATGTAAATAGAATACTTAAAGGTGAAAATGTAGCATTGATATCTGAAAAAGATTATTATCTTGCTCTTGGAGATAATACTAATGGAAGTTATGACTCTAGAATGTGGGGATTTGTAAGTGAAGATAGAATAAAAGGAGAAGCCTTCATAAGATTCTGGCCTTTGAATAGAATAAAGCTTTTAAAATAG
- the glmM gene encoding phosphoglucosamine mutase: MRKYFGTDGIRGEANRDLTVDIALRLGYALGYYLKQKKGNGKIKVIMGSDTRRSGYMLRSALTAGLNSMGVDIDFVGVISTPAVAHITKTKGADAGIMISASHNPAKDNGLKVFGPNGYKLPDETEAEIERLMDNYMEITKNAIAGDEVGRFKYAEDEYFLYRDHLLSCVKGDFSGMKIIVDTANGSAYRIARDVFLALGAEVVVINDAPNGRNINVKCGSTHPEILAKVVVGYEADLGLAYDGDADRLMAVDRNGNIVDGDKIIAVLALLMKKKGNLKGNKVVTTVMSNMGLENYLKENGIELLRANVGDRYVLEKMIASEAAIGGEQSGHIILLEHATTGDGILTSLKLVEALRDEKKYIDEMVKDIKDWPQKLINVTVDNKKKNIWNQNKNITDFIAVKEKEMEGLGRVLVRTSGTEPLVRVMVEGKDMSMVEKVVNEIAEIVKKELA, translated from the coding sequence ATGAGAAAATATTTTGGAACAGACGGTATCAGAGGAGAAGCAAATAGAGATTTAACAGTAGATATAGCACTTAGATTAGGATATGCATTGGGATATTATCTTAAACAGAAAAAAGGCAATGGAAAAATAAAAGTTATAATGGGAAGCGATACAAGAAGATCAGGGTATATGCTGAGATCAGCTCTTACAGCAGGGTTAAATTCAATGGGAGTAGACATAGACTTTGTAGGAGTTATATCAACTCCAGCAGTAGCTCATATAACTAAAACCAAAGGAGCAGATGCAGGAATAATGATTTCGGCTTCTCATAATCCAGCAAAAGACAATGGACTAAAAGTATTTGGTCCAAATGGATATAAACTTCCTGATGAAACAGAGGCAGAAATTGAGAGATTAATGGACAATTATATGGAGATAACTAAAAATGCCATAGCAGGAGATGAAGTAGGAAGGTTTAAATATGCTGAAGATGAGTATTTCTTGTATAGGGATCATCTTCTTTCATGTGTAAAAGGTGATTTTTCTGGAATGAAGATAATAGTTGATACAGCCAATGGATCAGCTTATAGAATAGCAAGAGATGTATTTTTAGCATTGGGAGCAGAGGTTGTAGTAATAAATGATGCTCCTAATGGAAGAAATATCAATGTAAAATGTGGTTCTACACATCCAGAAATACTTGCAAAAGTTGTAGTTGGTTATGAAGCAGATCTTGGACTTGCATATGATGGAGATGCAGACAGACTTATGGCTGTTGACAGAAATGGAAATATAGTTGATGGAGATAAGATAATAGCTGTGTTAGCTCTTCTTATGAAGAAAAAAGGAAATTTAAAAGGAAATAAAGTAGTTACAACTGTAATGAGCAATATGGGACTTGAAAATTATCTTAAAGAAAATGGAATAGAACTATTAAGAGCCAATGTAGGAGATAGATATGTACTTGAAAAAATGATAGCAAGTGAAGCAGCTATTGGAGGAGAGCAGTCAGGGCATATTATACTTTTAGAACATGCAACTACAGGAGATGGAATACTTACATCATTAAAGCTGGTTGAGGCATTAAGAGATGAAAAAAAATATATTGATGAAATGGTAAAAGACATAAAAGACTGGCCTCAAAAACTTATCAATGTAACAGTAGATAATAAAAAGAAGAATATCTGGAATCAGAATAAAAATATAACAGATTTTATAGCTGTGAAAGAAAAAGAAATGGAAGGTCTTGGAAGAGTATTGGTAAGAACATCTGGAACTGAACCTTTAGTAAGAGTAATGGTAGAGGGAAAAGATATGTCTATGGTGGAAAAAGTAGTTAATGAAATTGCTGAAATAGTAAAAAAAGAATTGGCTTAA
- the atpG gene encoding ATP synthase gamma chain, sodium ion specific, which produces MAGAKEIKGRIKSVQSTHQITKAMEIVSTTKFKRFSALVTKSRPYAESIHNILSNIAAGVKSEKHPLFDGREEVKKIGVIVMTSDRGLCGGFNNNTLREMEKIMRKNSGKEVSVIAIGRKGREYCSKRKYDLKASYIQLIPETMGDKAKEISENIVEYYYNGIFDEVYMIYNKFVSALRSDLLVRKLIPIERVEATENTAYIFEPDAETILSALLPKYLNVEIYQALLNNTASEHSARKNSMKSATDNAEEMIKELNLKYNRERQSAITQEITEIVGGAAALN; this is translated from the coding sequence ATGGCTGGAGCTAAAGAGATAAAAGGCAGAATTAAAAGTGTTCAGTCTACTCACCAGATCACTAAAGCCATGGAAATTGTTTCTACTACAAAATTCAAAAGATTTTCAGCATTAGTAACTAAATCAAGACCTTATGCTGAAAGTATCCATAATATCCTGTCTAATATAGCTGCGGGGGTTAAGAGTGAAAAACATCCTCTTTTTGATGGAAGAGAAGAAGTTAAAAAGATAGGTGTAATAGTTATGACATCTGACAGAGGACTTTGTGGAGGATTTAATAACAATACTCTTAGAGAAATGGAAAAAATCATGAGAAAAAATAGTGGAAAAGAGGTTTCAGTGATTGCTATAGGAAGAAAAGGAAGAGAATACTGTTCTAAGAGAAAGTATGATCTGAAAGCAAGCTATATCCAGCTTATTCCTGAAACTATGGGAGATAAGGCAAAAGAGATAAGTGAAAATATAGTTGAATATTACTATAATGGTATTTTTGATGAAGTGTATATGATATATAATAAATTTGTATCAGCTTTGAGAAGTGACCTTTTAGTAAGAAAACTTATTCCTATAGAAAGAGTAGAAGCTACAGAAAATACAGCATATATTTTTGAACCAGATGCAGAAACTATTTTATCTGCACTTCTTCCTAAATATTTAAATGTTGAGATATATCAGGCTCTTTTAAATAATACTGCAAGTGAACACTCAGCAAGAAAAAATTCAATGAAGAGTGCTACAGATAACGCAGAGGAAATGATAAAAGAGCTTAATCTGAAATATAATAGAGAGAGACAATCAGCTATTACTCAAGAAATAACTGAAATAGTTGGTGGAGCAGCAGCTCTAAATTAA